One genomic window of Deltaproteobacteria bacterium includes the following:
- a CDS encoding sugar kinase yields the protein MKDMTKRSLEAYGLGQCPLDYLGKIEAYPPPDAKCEFSNLVIQGGGPASTALVALARWGVSCAFAGVLGDDLFGNMAKAFLDEEGIDTGGILVRNGFESQFAFIVAEAGVGRRTIFWRRPTGPPPRPEELDFDIIRQARVVLTDGLFVEASIAACKAAKDAGVPVVVDAGTLRQGILDIVPFSDYFVVSENFAKSLVGNDKPVDACYKLAELGPRVTGVTLGARGYVALAEGQVIERPAYPVEAVDTTGCGDAFHAGLCYGLVKGWDFKKSLDLGAWAAAMVSLKLGGRAGIPSLKEVEEKFS from the coding sequence GTGAAGGATATGACAAAACGGTCCCTTGAAGCATATGGTCTTGGACAGTGCCCCTTGGACTATTTGGGAAAGATAGAGGCCTATCCGCCGCCTGACGCAAAGTGTGAGTTTTCGAATCTGGTCATCCAGGGCGGAGGGCCTGCGTCCACGGCCCTGGTCGCCCTTGCCAGGTGGGGCGTTTCTTGTGCCTTTGCAGGGGTTCTGGGAGACGATCTGTTTGGCAACATGGCAAAGGCGTTCCTGGACGAAGAAGGCATAGATACTGGCGGCATCCTTGTGAGGAACGGCTTTGAGTCCCAGTTTGCCTTTATTGTGGCAGAAGCCGGGGTGGGAAGACGAACCATCTTCTGGCGAAGGCCGACCGGTCCTCCCCCAAGGCCTGAAGAGCTGGACTTCGACATCATCCGCCAGGCAAGAGTCGTCCTTACAGACGGGCTTTTTGTCGAGGCATCCATTGCCGCCTGCAAGGCGGCCAAAGACGCAGGTGTGCCGGTCGTGGTGGATGCGGGTACCCTCCGACAAGGCATTCTGGACATTGTTCCCTTTAGCGACTATTTTGTGGTATCTGAAAACTTCGCAAAATCCCTTGTTGGTAATGACAAACCTGTCGATGCCTGTTACAAACTTGCAGAATTAGGCCCACGGGTCACTGGCGTCACATTGGGTGCCAGGGGTTATGTGGCCCTGGCTGAAGGTCAGGTCATCGAGCGTCCTGCATATCCTGTGGAGGCCGTAGATACCACAGGCTGCGGAGATGCGTTTCATGCAGGCCTTTGCTACGGCCTGGTTAAAGGGTGGGATTTTAAAAAAAGCCTTGATCTTGGAGCTTGG